One Cyanobacterium sp. T60_A2020_053 genomic window carries:
- a CDS encoding class I SAM-dependent methyltransferase: MSDNLYSKILATINQRPSPFAEYMEMCLYDPEYGYYNSRDFNIGSQGDFFTSASVADDFAELIAEQFKQWIELFNQPFTIVEMGAGNGNLAQNILNYLQAKYPTIYSLINYIIIEKSNVLIKRQQENITHGGVRWLTWEDVEDNSIIGCFFSNELFDALPVHKVVKKDGQLKEIFVTYQDNQIKEEIEHISTVEIKEYFAENKINLTDESYPEGYETEVNLSALHLVTKISQKLKKGYVLTIDYGYHAPKYYHPQRSQGTLKCYYQHRHHNNPYVNIGKQDITAHVNFTALEITGTKKGLENLGFTSQALFLMALGLGERLRALSENPDLSIADIWHRRNQLHELINPEGLGGFGVLLQSKNLTPQEMSYSSFSH, encoded by the coding sequence ATGTCGGATAATTTATATAGTAAAATTTTAGCTACCATAAACCAGCGCCCTTCACCATTTGCTGAATATATGGAAATGTGTTTATATGACCCTGAATATGGTTATTATAATTCTCGTGATTTTAACATCGGTAGTCAAGGGGATTTTTTCACTTCCGCTTCTGTGGCTGATGATTTTGCGGAGTTAATCGCTGAACAGTTTAAGCAGTGGATTGAACTGTTTAATCAACCGTTTACTATAGTGGAGATGGGCGCTGGAAATGGCAATTTAGCTCAAAATATTTTAAATTATTTACAAGCTAAATATCCAACAATTTACAGTTTAATTAATTATATTATCATTGAAAAATCAAACGTTTTAATTAAGCGACAACAGGAAAATATTACTCATGGTGGAGTGCGCTGGTTGACGTGGGAAGATGTAGAAGATAATTCCATCATAGGTTGCTTTTTTAGTAACGAATTATTTGATGCTTTACCTGTTCATAAAGTGGTAAAAAAAGATGGTCAATTAAAAGAAATTTTTGTTACTTATCAAGATAACCAAATAAAAGAAGAAATCGAACACATTTCTACCGTAGAAATAAAAGAGTATTTCGCAGAAAATAAAATTAATTTAACAGATGAATCTTACCCAGAAGGATATGAAACGGAAGTAAATCTCAGCGCCCTCCACCTCGTCACCAAAATCAGTCAAAAACTAAAGAAAGGTTATGTTTTAACCATTGATTATGGCTATCATGCCCCCAAATATTATCATCCCCAACGCAGTCAGGGGACATTAAAATGTTATTATCAGCATCGCCACCACAATAATCCTTATGTCAATATTGGCAAACAAGATATTACTGCCCATGTAAATTTCACTGCCCTAGAAATTACAGGCACAAAAAAGGGTTTAGAAAATCTTGGTTTTACTTCCCAAGCACTTTTTTTGATGGCGTTGGGATTAGGGGAGAGGTTGAGGGCGCTGTCAGAAAATCCCGACTTATCCATCGCTGATATTTGGCATCGTCGCAATCAACTCCATGAATTGATTAATCCCGAAGGCTTAGGCGGTTTTGGGGTATTGCTACAAAGTAAAAATCTTACTCCCCAAGAAATGAGTTACTCCTCTTTTTCTCACTAG
- a CDS encoding cation transporter → MIIKVPSIACEVCGETITKAIKNVDAQAEVTVNVADKTVSVVTGAVESEIKNAIINCGHTC, encoded by the coding sequence ATGATTATTAAAGTTCCTAGTATTGCGTGTGAAGTATGTGGCGAAACAATCACCAAAGCCATTAAAAATGTTGATGCCCAAGCGGAAGTTACTGTTAATGTTGCTGATAAAACTGTGTCAGTGGTGACGGGCGCTGTCGAAAGTGAAATCAAAAATGCTATCATCAACTGTGGTCATACTTGTTAA
- a CDS encoding amidophosphoribosyltransferase translates to MTSTHHQSTSSELFSHDKPEEACGVFGIYAPNETVAKLTYFGLYALQHRGQESAGIATFDGNNCYSYKDMGLVSQVFSESILANLTGQIAVGHTRYSTTGSSLQANAQPAVIDTRLGKLALAHNGNLVNTVDLRAELINRNCKFITTTDSEMIAIMIGNEVDQGKGWLEAAISSFQWCKGAYSLVIGTPDGIMGARDPNGIRPLVIGCLNEETGALRYVLASETCALDIIGAEYLRDVEPGEVVWINDTGLSSFHWAKPDQKLCVFEMIYFARPDSIMSNESLYAYRLRLGEQLAKESLVDVDFVMGVPDSGIPAAIGYSRHSGITYQEGLIKNRYVGRTFIQPTQHMREHGIKMKLNPLKDVLENKRILIIDDSIVRGTTSRNIVKALRDAGATEVHMRISSPPVTHPCFYGIDTDSQDQLIGAKMSVEGIRQQIGVDTLAYLSEEGMLKVTKENPAHFCTACFNGNYPITIPDEVKKAKLVLESV, encoded by the coding sequence ATGACTTCAACCCATCACCAATCAACCTCCTCAGAATTATTCAGCCACGATAAACCAGAGGAAGCCTGTGGCGTATTTGGTATCTATGCACCAAATGAAACAGTCGCCAAACTAACTTACTTTGGACTCTATGCGCTTCAACATCGAGGGCAAGAATCCGCAGGAATTGCCACTTTTGATGGAAATAACTGCTACTCTTATAAAGATATGGGCTTGGTGTCTCAGGTGTTTAGCGAATCTATTTTAGCTAATTTAACGGGTCAAATTGCTGTAGGTCATACTCGTTATTCTACCACTGGTTCTAGCTTACAGGCTAACGCTCAACCTGCTGTCATTGATACTCGTTTAGGGAAACTAGCCTTAGCACACAACGGTAATTTAGTCAACACTGTTGATTTAAGGGCAGAATTAATCAATCGTAATTGTAAATTCATTACCACCACTGACTCGGAAATGATTGCCATTATGATCGGTAATGAAGTGGATCAGGGCAAAGGATGGCTAGAGGCAGCCATCAGTTCTTTTCAATGGTGTAAAGGCGCTTATAGTTTAGTTATTGGCACTCCTGACGGGATTATGGGGGCGCGTGACCCGAATGGTATTCGCCCTTTGGTCATTGGTTGTTTGAATGAGGAGACGGGCGCCCTCCGTTATGTGTTGGCTTCGGAGACTTGCGCTTTGGATATTATCGGCGCTGAATATCTGCGCGATGTAGAACCGGGTGAAGTAGTTTGGATTAATGATACTGGTTTATCTTCCTTCCATTGGGCAAAACCAGATCAAAAATTATGCGTATTTGAAATGATTTATTTTGCTCGTCCTGACAGTATCATGAGCAATGAAAGTTTATACGCCTACCGTTTACGATTAGGAGAGCAATTAGCCAAAGAATCCTTAGTGGATGTAGATTTTGTTATGGGTGTGCCAGATTCTGGTATTCCTGCCGCCATCGGTTACTCTCGCCATAGTGGCATTACTTATCAAGAAGGCTTGATCAAAAATCGCTACGTTGGCAGAACTTTTATTCAGCCCACCCAACACATGAGAGAACATGGTATCAAAATGAAATTAAATCCTCTCAAGGATGTATTAGAAAATAAAAGAATTTTAATCATCGATGATTCTATCGTCAGAGGTACAACTAGCCGAAACATAGTTAAAGCGTTAAGGGATGCGGGCGCTACGGAAGTGCATATGCGTATTTCTTCTCCTCCTGTGACTCATCCTTGTTTTTATGGTATTGATACCGATAGCCAAGACCAATTAATCGGTGCGAAGATGTCTGTAGAAGGAATTAGACAACAAATCGGCGTTGATACCCTTGCCTATCTTTCCGAAGAAGGAATGTTAAAAGTAACAAAAGAAAATCCTGCTCATTTCTGTACAGCTTGTTTTAATGGCAATTACCCTATTACGATTCCCGATGAAGTCAAAAAAGCTAAATTAGTTTTGGAAAGTGTCTAA
- a CDS encoding 4a-hydroxytetrahydrobiopterin dehydratase, with product MVLNEVEIRQKLANLSNWMTNGNHITRTFEFKNFPEAIDFVDRLVAPAEGALHHPDIYISYNRVTIHLTTHDEGGITQKDFDLAHSIETLY from the coding sequence ATGGTTTTAAACGAAGTAGAAATCAGACAGAAGTTAGCTAATCTATCTAACTGGATGACTAACGGTAATCACATTACCCGCACTTTTGAGTTTAAAAATTTTCCAGAAGCTATTGATTTTGTTGATCGTTTAGTGGCACCAGCGGAGGGCGCCCTCCACCATCCCGACATTTATATTTCTTACAATCGAGTTACCATTCATCTCACTACCCATGATGAAGGTGGTATCACCCAAAAAGACTTTGACTTAGCGCACTCCATCGAAACACTATATTAA